CTGCCGTGGCGGTGGGCGCCTCGCGCTGGAATGACCGGGGTACGGTGAACGTGAACGGCGGGGTCTCCAGCGCCGGGAACAACAACACGATCTTCCGGGCCGGTGTGGGCGTGGTTTTTGATTAAGCCTGCCGACAAAAAAGCCCCGGCCTGGCCGGGGCTTTTTTTTTGCGGGCGCTGGCGATCAGGCCATGATGTTGACGCCACCGTCGATATACAGCGTCTCGCCCGACAAGCGCCGCGCAAAGGGCGAGGACAGATAGGCGCAGGTGTAGCCGACGTCCATGATGTCGACCAGTTCACCCAGCGGGGCGCGTTCGGCGGCCTCGTTCAGTAGCACATCAAAATCCTTCAGGCCAGAGGCCGCACGTGTTTTGAGCGGGCCCGGAGAGAGGGCATGCACGCGGATGCCCTGGTTACCCAGTTCATACGCCAGATAACGGCAACTGGCTTCCAGCGCGGCCTTGACCGGGCCCATCAGGTTGTAATTGGGCACCACCTTGTTGGCGCCGTAATAGCTCATGGCCATCATGGTGCCGCCGTTTTTCATCAGCGGGGCGGCCAGCTTCGCCATGCGCACAAACGAGTGACAAGAGATATCCATGGCCTGGGCAAAACCGCTGGCCGAGGTATTGATCAGG
The Silvimonas iriomotensis genome window above contains:
- the fabI gene encoding enoyl-ACP reductase FabI, which codes for MQNDQIRPILAGKKALVVGIANDSSIAWGCAQAFAQTGAELAITYANEKTRTYTEPLAQSVEARLFMPLDVTRDEELAAVFEQIRQTWGELDILVHSIAWAPKEDLQGGLINTSASGFAQAMDISCHSFVRMAKLAAPLMKNGGTMMAMSYYGANKVVPNYNLMGPVKAALEASCRYLAYELGNQGIRVHALSPGPLKTRAASGLKDFDVLLNEAAERAPLGELVDIMDVGYTCAYLSSPFARRLSGETLYIDGGVNIMA